The Lycium barbarum isolate Lr01 chromosome 9, ASM1917538v2, whole genome shotgun sequence genome has a segment encoding these proteins:
- the LOC132612303 gene encoding GTP-binding protein YPTM2-like, producing MPDRYASDNVNKLLVGNKCDLTAQKVVSTETAQAFADEIGIPFMETSAKSATNVEQAFMAMAASIKNRMASQPARAVAVHLERTKLCCLDDDSDVELW from the exons ATGCCAG ACCGATATGCAAGTGATAATGTGAACAAACTTCTTGTTGGAAATAAGTGTGATCTCACAGCACAGAAGGTAGTTTCCACAGAGACAGCTCAGGCTTTTGCTGATGAAATTGGCATACCTTTCATGGAAACAAGTGCAAAAAGTGCCACTAATGTAGAACAGGCTTTCATGGCTATGGCTGCTTCAATCAAGAACAGAATGGCAAGCCAACCGGCAAGAGCGGTTGCTGTTCATCTTGAAAGGACGAAGCTCTGTTGCCTTGATGATGATTCTGATGTGGAGCTGTGGTGA